From the Labilithrix sp. genome, the window ACGCGCCTCTTCGTCGGCGAGCACGCCGTCGGCGCCGGCGGCGAAGACCATCGCGGCGGTGAGGAGCACGGCCTCGCGCCGTCCGTCGCCGGACGGCGGGAGCGCGTCGCGTCCGAGCGCGAGGACCGCGTCGTCGCCGGTGAGGACCGCGCGCGCGCGGTCGAAGCGCTCCTCGTCCGGCGCGTCGGTCAGCTCGGCGGGACCGAGCGCGATCGCGCCGCGCGGACCGTGGAAGAAGTACGTGCGGCCTTGCGCGACGTCGTCGGCGATCCACGTCCCGACCTGGCGCGCGTGCGTCTCGGCGACGTCGGCGGTCCAGTGCGCGAGGAGCGCGTCCGGCGCGAACGAGAGCCCACGGCCCGGAGGCGCGCCGGGGTCTTCGATCCGGACCTCGGTCGCGAGGAGCTTCGCCGCGCCGGCGGCGAGACCGGCGGCGAGGAGGTAGTCCGCCGCCGACGCGAGCAGCGGCACGTGGAGCGCGAGCCCGTCGCGGCTGCGATCGACGACGACGCCGCGCGCGGCGCCGCGCGTCCACGCGATGAACGAGCCATGCAGCCCCGCCCGCGCGAAGCTCGCCTCGAGCTCGGGCGTGAGCTCCATCTTCGACGGCGCGGCGGCGGCGTCGACGATGTTGGCGAGGAGCCCCTTCGGCCACGCTTCGCCGGTCCACCCCGCGCCGGTGAGCTGCACCGGAGCGCCCATCCCCGACGCGGAGACGATCGCGTTGAAGCCAGGCAACTCGCGCGCGGCGACGTGAAACGTGATGCTCATCGTGAACGCCGCCAGGGTAGAACATCGCACGCACGAGGCGACGCCGATCCTTCCCGCGCGAGGCGGCGCCGAGCCTTTCCCGCGCGGCAACGGCGGTTGCGCGGAAGCGCTCTGGTCGTGTCGTCGCGCGCGGCGCAGAGTGCGCGCCATGAAGACGATCGCCGCCGGTCTCGCGCTCTTCGTCGTCGCGTGCGTCAGCGAGGCGCCCGAGGACGTCGCCGCTTCGTACGAGGCGATCTCCACCTACGCGAGCACGCCGCGCGCGGCGATCCACGTCACGCGGCTCGACGACGCGGAGCCGCTCGACGCCGACGCCGACGCGCACGCGACCGCCGACGCGCGCGCGACGGCCGAGGGCGATGCGCGTGCGAGTCGCGCGCGGCTCGCGGGCCGGGTGTATACCGCCGACTTCGCGAGCGGGCGCATCGACGTCGGCGGCGCGCCGATCGCGGGCTCCTTCGTCGATCCAGCGCTGCCGAAGGGCTACGCGCCGTTCAACGTCGCCGCGCTCGACGGCACGCTCTACGTCGCGTACGGCACGACGAACGAGCTCGGCGGCGGCATCGTCGACGCGTTCGACGCGGACGGACGCTTCCTCGCGCGCGTCGCGCAGGGCGGCTCGCTCGACGCGCCGCACGCGCTCGCGCTCGCCCCCGCGTCGTGGGGACGCTTCGCCGGCGCCCTCCTCGTCGGCAACCACGGCGACGGCGCGGTCCACCTCTTCGATCCGCGGAGCGGCAGGGAGCTCGGCCTCGTCGCCGACGCCGCCGGCCCGATCGCGATCGCACACCTGTGGACGTTGCGCGTCGAAGGCGGCGCGGTGCGCTTCGAGAGCGACGTCGCGTCGGGGACGCTCGTGCCCACGCGCTGATACGCTCCACCCGTGGGCGATCCGCTCTTCGACGCGATCCTCGCCGCGCCGGACGACGACGCGGCGCGGCTCGTCTGGGCCGATCGCGAAGGAGGAGCGCGCGGCGAGCTCGTCGTCCTCCAGTGCTCGCTCGCGGCGCGGACCGCTCCCGCCGACCAGCGCGAGCTCTTCGCCCGCCGCGCCGGCGAGCTCGTGCGCGCCCACGGCGCCGAGTGGACGCCCCTCGCCTCGTACGCGCGCCCCACCTTCGTGCGCGGCTTCGTCGAGGAGGTCACGATCGCGCTCGCCGAGCTCGAAGGACGAGCGGAGACGATCTGGCGGGACGAGCCGCTCGTGCGAACGCTCGTCGTCACCGACGTCGCGCAGTACGCCGTCATCTCGAGCGACGGGCGCTACCCGTGGGCGATCGCGGCGGTGACGCTCGAGGACGTCTTCGCGCGCATCCCGCCGGGGAAGGTCACCTCGCTCGCGCTGTCGCCGTTCGCGGAGGCGACCGGAATCTGGGAGGACCTCTATCGCCGCCCGGCCGACTTCGGGCGCGTCTGCGTCCGCGCCGTCGCGGGCGCGCCCTCGCTCGCGCGCGTCGAGGAGATCGTCATCCCCGGCGTCCCCGACGCGCGCGCGCTCCTCGCGGAGCAGCGCGGGATCAGAGCGCCGAGATGAGGACCTCGCGGTCCTTCGCGCCGCGCGCGGGGCCGACGAGGCCGCGCCGCTCCATCGTCTCGACGATGCGCGCGGCGCGGTTGTAGCCAAGCCCGAGGTGGCGCTGGAGCCAGCTCGTGGAGCAGCGGCGCGTCTCGGCGACGATGCGCACCGCGTCGTCGTACATCGCGTCCTGCTCGGCGTCGTCGTCCGCCGGCGCGCCGTCTTCGTCGCGCGGCTTCAGGATGTTGTCGTCGTAGACCGGCTCGCCCTGCGCGCGGAGATAGTCGGTGATCTCCTGGACCTCCTCCTCGCTCACCCACGGGCACTGCACGCGCTTCGTGTCGTTCGTGCCGTTCAGCTTGATGAGCATGTCGCCCTTGCCGAGGAGGTGCTCC encodes:
- a CDS encoding TIGR03118 family protein, producing MKTIAAGLALFVVACVSEAPEDVAASYEAISTYASTPRAAIHVTRLDDAEPLDADADAHATADARATAEGDARASRARLAGRVYTADFASGRIDVGGAPIAGSFVDPALPKGYAPFNVAALDGTLYVAYGTTNELGGGIVDAFDADGRFLARVAQGGSLDAPHALALAPASWGRFAGALLVGNHGDGAVHLFDPRSGRELGLVADAAGPIAIAHLWTLRVEGGAVRFESDVASGTLVPTR